One segment of Leptospirillum ferrooxidans C2-3 DNA contains the following:
- the rplA gene encoding 50S ribosomal protein L1, protein MPEGKKVKLAKSKVEKRPYLVDEALRLIKEVKFANFDESVDLAVNLGVDPRHSDQMVRGAVLLPNGIGKTVKVLAFAKGDKEKEALLAGADYVGADDLVAKIQEGWLDFDTVVATPDLMVMVGKLGKVLGPRGLMPNPKTGTVTFDIGKAVREAKQGKVEFKTEKGGLLHFPIGRASFDENKLKENLLVAMSAISKAKPQTSKGKYIQKAVLSTTMGPGVLIDINSLLKEVI, encoded by the coding sequence ATGCCTGAAGGTAAAAAAGTAAAATTAGCAAAATCGAAAGTAGAAAAAAGACCTTATCTTGTAGATGAGGCTTTGCGGCTTATTAAAGAAGTTAAATTTGCAAATTTCGATGAGTCTGTTGATTTGGCCGTAAACCTTGGAGTTGATCCAAGGCATTCTGACCAGATGGTTCGTGGGGCAGTTCTTCTCCCAAATGGAATTGGTAAAACAGTAAAAGTTCTTGCTTTTGCAAAGGGTGATAAAGAAAAAGAAGCTCTTTTGGCAGGTGCTGACTATGTTGGGGCGGATGATCTTGTCGCAAAGATACAAGAGGGTTGGCTTGACTTTGATACTGTCGTTGCGACTCCTGATTTGATGGTTATGGTAGGAAAATTGGGAAAAGTCTTAGGCCCCCGTGGGCTAATGCCTAACCCGAAAACTGGGACCGTAACTTTCGATATTGGAAAAGCTGTCAGGGAAGCAAAGCAGGGCAAGGTTGAGTTTAAAACAGAAAAAGGAGGTCTCCTCCATTTTCCAATCGGAAGAGCATCTTTTGATGAAAATAAACTGAAAGAAAACCTTCTCGTGGCAATGTCTGCAATATCGAAGGCAAAACCCCAAACATCAAAAGGAAAGTACATTCAAAAAGCTGTACTTTCTACGACCATGGGCCCTGGTGTCTTAATCGACATCAATAGTTTGTTGAAAGAGGTTATCTAA
- the rplJ gene encoding 50S ribosomal protein L10: protein MATKSAKVFSIAQFKSKASKSKLTVIAEYKGLSVKKLTALRRELKNSGAEFSIYKNTMARIASEGTESNLLAKDFKGAVGVLFVESNPIGALKTLVNYSKENNLLLIKSGVFEGQRLDTNALVALSTIPDRPVLLSQIAGLLSSPLVNVTRGLHQVIQKLAYGLNEYSKTKQ, encoded by the coding sequence ATGGCTACAAAATCAGCCAAAGTTTTTTCAATTGCCCAATTTAAGAGTAAAGCTTCTAAAAGTAAGCTTACTGTTATTGCTGAATATAAGGGTTTATCAGTTAAAAAACTTACAGCTCTACGCCGGGAATTAAAAAATAGCGGTGCAGAATTTTCTATTTACAAAAACACTATGGCTAGAATTGCCAGTGAGGGAACAGAATCCAATCTCTTGGCAAAAGACTTCAAGGGTGCAGTTGGAGTTCTTTTTGTTGAATCCAACCCAATTGGAGCTCTTAAAACCTTAGTGAATTATTCAAAAGAAAACAATTTATTGTTGATAAAATCAGGAGTGTTTGAGGGCCAGCGCCTTGATACAAATGCGTTAGTCGCTCTATCAACGATCCCAGACAGACCTGTTCTCCTTTCTCAGATTGCAGGATTATTGTCTTCTCCGTTGGTTAATGTCACCAGAGGTTTGCATCAAGTTATTCAAAAGCTAGCATACGGCTTAAACGAATACTCTAAAACAAAACAATAG
- the rplL gene encoding 50S ribosomal protein L7/L12 encodes MSKMSVEEILGGIENLTVLELVGLIKGMEDKFGVSAAAPVAVAAAPVASAAAAVEEKTEFDLILKSAPADKKINIIKVVREITSLGLKEAKDLVEGAPKPVKSGVTKEEANAAKEKLVAAGAEVEVK; translated from the coding sequence ATGTCTAAAATGTCAGTAGAAGAGATTCTTGGCGGAATTGAGAATCTGACCGTACTCGAGTTGGTTGGTCTTATTAAAGGTATGGAAGATAAGTTTGGCGTATCAGCAGCAGCTCCCGTTGCTGTAGCAGCAGCTCCTGTAGCATCAGCCGCAGCTGCTGTAGAAGAGAAAACAGAATTCGATCTGATTCTCAAATCAGCCCCTGCCGACAAGAAAATCAATATCATCAAAGTCGTTCGTGAAATCACAAGTCTTGGTTTGAAGGAAGCTAAAGATCTCGTTGAGGGAGCTCCTAAACCAGTGAAAAGTGGCGTCACTAAAGAAGAAGCTAATGCAGCTAAAGAAAAGCTTGTTGCTGCAGGCGCTGAAGTAGAAGTAAAGTAA
- the rpoB gene encoding DNA-directed RNA polymerase subunit beta, translating into MNKNTSIERHFFGIGQHYLDVQDLIEIQKNSYERFLQLELPPGKREDWGLQSAFLSVFPIEDYNGNIKIDFLEYSIGTPKYDEREAIERGMTHAAPLKIKVRVALLEKLKENEKIKVINSNKNNEYTLKNLKEQEIYLGDLPLMTSKGTFIVNGTERVVVSQLHRSPGVFFSHDKTKTRVAGTPLYTARIIPYRGSWVDFEYDPKDNLHIRIDRKKKFPATAMLKALGMTSTDIIREYYHVEKLYIEPGQPELGVFYSLVPGEVLPFQLRDHDGMIFREEHLPSDPVELLRTIRDRSDITLRYLDPTISLEVNVPDIRIISETKNPGILIPLSSWISAIEKTSLASPELAALVSQISAELKTRATLSSNETLTPKALLSILSATGKANEALLQGILPFVNKSKEFMINQTMMVYRYSEVKENDPIPFRMVSRTYKDDGDKIKNQDETVVNEKEPLTQQLVAKLSKINNLGTIHHRSKIFYPVSIRPINNSANTYAILEAISEKEIAEYYSALEVLSPENFSQILLHPTQQLTGSDGEKGQKPTLVNLYEHGIQHISAYLVPHNQRARSVIHQTLSTDKVGMIDNERSFFLRSLSSLNLTPEELTMSLVSRYLSYEEIDVQSKKRLFSVRVNSKSSFKFVTNDGELLLSEGTLVSPELYSELSKVREGTVIKSKNDESLVSISLEKDFLGEKIVFSTKSQVTPESLSGRVLLFPLGETKKGGFLRESGEQVEIEDIDLAKKSKMNILPIVYLPNNKSIDLFMEVLDLGRNPFRVESDPAVIEIYKKIRPGEVPHVETARAFFDQSFFNTKRYDLSSVGRLKLNSKLGLKENLANRLLTKNDIVEVIRYMVGLLENKGEVDDIDHLGNRRVRSVGELLENQFRVGLVRMERAIKERLNLGDPETVLTSDLINAKPVSAIIKEFFGSSQLSQFMDQTNPLAEVTHKRRLSALGPGGLTRERAGFEVRDVHGSHYGRICPIETPEGPNIGLITSLATFARVNEYGFIESPVRKVENGRVLPEIVYLSAMDGDKYIIAQANTPVDKTGAFTEAYITARTKGDSTLVTSDRVQFIDVSPQQIVSVATALIPFLEHNDANRALMGSNMQRQAVPLLRASAPLVGTGMEKIIARDSGYVVYAEEDGQIVSSDGRFITLKYKKRSNPVTIPMIKFQRSNQNTCLNQKVLLPAGTKVKEGDVLADGPSTERGDLAMGQNVLVAFMPWAGYNFEDAILVSERLVQEDLFTSIHIEEFELEARETKQGKEEVTRDIPNLSEEALRNLDESGIIRIGAEVKPGDILVGKVTPKAETQLTPEERLLRAIFGDKSANWKDASLTVPAGIEGIVVDVKILSRKGVDREDLPVVTSQQDINALTKNYQEELRELDREKNERIRKFLIGKVIKEDILDSESGDVLLKKKRRLTPELVEKLTDLAIITLSDPKEQEELTAIETETKEKIESIQLRHDERIGRLKRGDELPPGVLKLVKVYVAMKRKLSVGDKMAGRHGNKGVVSRILPLEDMPFLPDGTPVDIVLNPLGVPSRMNVGQILETHLGWAARALNIHFATPVFDGASETDIKEQLRKGGLPETGQSVLLDGKTGVPFERPVTVGVMYMLKLHHLVDDKIHARSIGPYSLVTQQPLGGKAQFGGQRLGEMEVWALQAYGAASTLQEFLTVKSDDVSGRSRMYEAIVRGENYLEPGLPESFNVLIKEMQSLALDIELLKTREK; encoded by the coding sequence ATGAATAAGAATACATCGATAGAGCGTCATTTTTTTGGGATTGGGCAACATTATTTAGATGTTCAAGATCTAATCGAAATCCAAAAAAACTCATATGAAAGATTCCTTCAACTTGAATTGCCCCCAGGAAAAAGAGAAGACTGGGGCTTACAGTCTGCTTTCCTTAGCGTTTTTCCTATAGAAGACTACAATGGGAACATCAAAATTGATTTCCTTGAGTATTCTATTGGAACGCCCAAATATGACGAACGAGAAGCGATTGAAAGAGGAATGACACATGCTGCCCCTTTGAAAATCAAAGTGCGAGTAGCATTACTGGAGAAACTGAAAGAAAACGAAAAAATAAAAGTCATTAATTCAAACAAAAATAATGAATATACATTAAAAAACCTTAAAGAACAGGAAATTTATCTAGGTGATTTGCCCTTGATGACTTCTAAAGGGACTTTTATTGTGAACGGAACAGAGAGAGTTGTTGTCAGCCAGTTGCATCGATCTCCTGGAGTCTTTTTCTCTCATGACAAAACAAAAACTAGAGTTGCTGGCACTCCTCTTTATACTGCTCGGATTATTCCCTATCGCGGTTCTTGGGTAGATTTTGAATATGATCCAAAAGATAATCTCCATATAAGAATTGATAGAAAGAAAAAATTTCCCGCAACTGCTATGCTAAAAGCTCTTGGGATGACTTCCACAGATATTATTCGTGAATATTATCATGTGGAAAAACTGTATATTGAACCAGGTCAACCGGAGTTGGGTGTTTTTTACTCTCTTGTTCCAGGAGAAGTATTACCCTTTCAATTAAGAGATCACGACGGAATGATTTTTCGGGAAGAACATCTTCCTTCAGATCCAGTAGAATTGCTACGAACAATTAGAGATAGAAGTGATATAACTCTTCGTTACTTAGACCCTACTATATCTCTTGAAGTAAATGTTCCAGATATTCGCATTATTTCTGAAACAAAAAATCCAGGTATTCTGATACCGCTTTCATCTTGGATTTCTGCTATTGAAAAGACCTCCTTAGCAAGTCCTGAGTTAGCAGCTCTTGTTTCCCAGATTTCTGCAGAGCTCAAAACTAGGGCAACCTTATCATCAAATGAAACGTTAACGCCTAAAGCGCTTCTGTCTATTCTGTCTGCTACAGGAAAAGCAAATGAAGCTCTTCTTCAAGGAATTCTTCCATTTGTCAATAAGTCTAAAGAGTTTATGATCAATCAAACTATGATGGTTTATCGATACTCAGAAGTTAAAGAGAATGATCCGATTCCGTTTCGTATGGTTTCGCGTACATATAAAGATGATGGCGATAAGATAAAAAATCAGGATGAAACCGTTGTAAATGAAAAGGAACCCCTTACCCAACAACTAGTCGCGAAATTATCAAAAATTAACAATCTTGGAACTATTCACCACCGATCTAAGATTTTTTACCCGGTATCTATTCGTCCTATTAATAACTCGGCTAATACGTATGCGATTCTAGAGGCAATTTCAGAAAAAGAAATTGCGGAATATTATTCAGCTTTAGAAGTATTATCTCCCGAAAATTTTTCACAGATTTTGCTCCACCCCACCCAGCAGCTTACTGGGTCAGATGGAGAAAAAGGTCAAAAACCCACGCTTGTGAATTTATATGAGCATGGAATTCAACATATCTCGGCTTACTTGGTTCCTCACAATCAAAGAGCAAGATCTGTTATCCACCAAACCTTATCTACTGACAAGGTCGGGATGATTGATAATGAGCGATCATTTTTTCTTCGAAGCCTTAGCTCACTTAATCTGACCCCCGAAGAACTCACAATGTCTCTTGTTTCCCGTTATTTATCCTATGAAGAGATTGACGTGCAGTCAAAAAAAAGGCTGTTCAGTGTTCGGGTAAATTCTAAATCCTCTTTTAAGTTTGTGACTAATGACGGAGAACTCCTTCTCAGTGAAGGTACACTTGTAAGTCCTGAATTGTATTCAGAGTTATCCAAGGTAAGAGAAGGTACTGTCATTAAATCTAAAAATGACGAATCTCTTGTTTCTATTTCTTTAGAAAAAGACTTCTTAGGTGAAAAAATTGTCTTTTCAACTAAATCGCAAGTTACCCCAGAATCCCTTTCTGGCCGGGTTCTTCTCTTTCCTTTAGGAGAGACTAAAAAAGGAGGGTTCCTTCGGGAATCTGGGGAACAGGTTGAAATAGAAGATATTGACCTTGCCAAAAAATCTAAAATGAATATTCTTCCAATCGTGTATTTACCTAATAATAAATCCATTGATTTGTTTATGGAAGTACTTGATCTTGGACGGAATCCATTTAGAGTTGAATCAGATCCTGCAGTTATCGAAATTTACAAAAAAATCCGGCCTGGCGAGGTTCCGCATGTCGAAACAGCAAGAGCCTTTTTCGATCAGTCATTTTTTAATACAAAGCGATATGATTTGTCCTCAGTGGGGAGATTAAAACTTAACTCAAAACTTGGACTAAAAGAAAACCTTGCTAATCGCTTATTAACCAAAAATGACATTGTTGAAGTAATTCGTTATATGGTCGGCCTTTTAGAAAATAAAGGGGAAGTTGACGATATTGACCATTTAGGCAACAGAAGAGTTCGTTCTGTTGGAGAATTACTTGAGAATCAATTCAGAGTTGGGCTGGTTCGGATGGAAAGAGCTATTAAGGAAAGGCTAAATTTAGGCGACCCTGAGACAGTTCTGACTTCTGACCTTATCAATGCAAAACCGGTTTCTGCCATTATCAAGGAATTTTTCGGGTCCAGTCAATTATCTCAGTTTATGGACCAAACCAATCCGTTAGCTGAAGTTACTCACAAACGGCGTTTATCTGCATTGGGCCCAGGCGGATTGACCAGAGAGCGCGCTGGTTTTGAGGTACGCGATGTTCACGGCTCTCATTATGGAAGAATATGTCCGATTGAAACTCCAGAAGGTCCAAATATTGGTTTGATCACTTCATTGGCAACATTTGCTAGAGTTAATGAATATGGATTTATAGAGTCGCCTGTCCGAAAAGTCGAAAACGGTCGGGTGCTTCCCGAAATCGTGTATCTTTCTGCGATGGATGGAGATAAATACATCATAGCCCAAGCAAATACCCCAGTGGATAAGACTGGGGCTTTCACTGAAGCCTATATTACTGCCCGAACCAAGGGAGACTCTACTTTAGTTACTTCAGATAGAGTTCAATTTATTGATGTTTCACCTCAACAAATTGTATCTGTCGCTACGGCTCTTATACCTTTTCTTGAGCATAATGATGCCAATCGAGCACTCATGGGATCCAATATGCAGCGGCAAGCTGTCCCACTGTTAAGGGCTTCTGCGCCATTAGTGGGAACCGGTATGGAAAAAATTATAGCAAGAGATTCAGGTTATGTCGTTTATGCTGAAGAAGATGGTCAAATTGTGTCTTCAGATGGCAGATTTATAACTTTGAAATATAAAAAACGATCCAATCCTGTGACAATTCCCATGATCAAGTTTCAGCGCTCTAATCAGAATACATGTTTAAACCAGAAGGTGCTTCTTCCCGCCGGTACAAAAGTCAAAGAAGGGGACGTGCTAGCAGATGGTCCCTCAACTGAACGCGGTGACCTTGCCATGGGACAGAATGTGCTTGTCGCGTTTATGCCATGGGCTGGTTATAACTTTGAAGATGCTATTCTGGTTAGTGAACGACTAGTACAAGAAGATCTTTTCACTTCCATTCATATAGAAGAATTTGAGTTAGAGGCACGTGAGACTAAGCAAGGCAAGGAAGAGGTTACTCGAGACATTCCTAATTTATCAGAAGAAGCTTTACGAAATCTTGATGAAAGCGGAATTATAAGAATCGGAGCTGAAGTTAAGCCTGGAGATATCTTAGTTGGTAAGGTTACGCCTAAAGCTGAAACACAGTTAACCCCGGAAGAACGTTTGCTTCGTGCTATTTTCGGTGATAAATCTGCAAATTGGAAAGACGCTTCACTTACTGTTCCCGCAGGAATCGAAGGTATTGTTGTTGACGTCAAGATTTTGTCGCGTAAGGGAGTCGATCGAGAAGATCTCCCTGTTGTTACCTCCCAGCAAGATATCAACGCTTTGACGAAGAATTATCAGGAAGAGCTAAGGGAGTTAGATCGGGAGAAAAATGAACGCATTCGAAAGTTCCTTATAGGGAAAGTCATCAAAGAGGATATATTGGATTCGGAAAGCGGTGATGTCTTACTCAAAAAGAAAAGACGCTTAACACCGGAGTTAGTAGAAAAGCTTACAGATTTGGCAATTATAACTCTATCAGATCCCAAGGAACAAGAAGAGTTAACAGCAATCGAAACAGAAACCAAAGAGAAAATTGAGTCAATTCAGTTAAGACACGACGAAAGAATTGGAAGGCTGAAGCGCGGGGATGAATTACCTCCTGGCGTATTGAAGCTCGTCAAGGTATATGTAGCAATGAAACGTAAATTGTCGGTTGGCGACAAAATGGCTGGAAGACATGGAAATAAAGGTGTGGTCTCTAGAATATTACCATTAGAAGATATGCCTTTTCTCCCAGATGGAACCCCTGTAGATATCGTTTTAAATCCATTGGGTGTTCCTTCTCGTATGAATGTTGGGCAAATACTTGAAACCCATCTTGGATGGGCTGCTAGAGCATTAAATATACATTTCGCTACCCCCGTTTTTGATGGAGCCAGTGAAACTGACATAAAAGAACAACTTAGAAAAGGCGGTCTCCCCGAAACGGGACAATCTGTTTTGTTGGATGGGAAAACAGGTGTTCCATTTGAAAGGCCGGTTACTGTAGGTGTTATGTATATGCTTAAACTCCACCACCTTGTAGATGATAAAATCCATGCCCGCTCTATTGGACCTTACTCCTTAGTAACACAGCAACCTTTAGGCGGAAAAGCTCAATTTGGAGGTCAAAGGCTTGGAGAAATGGAAGTGTGGGCATTGCAGGCATACGGGGCTGCATCGACTCTTCAGGAGTTTTTAACAGTAAAATCCGATGACGTTTCAGGTAGAAGCCGAATGTATGAAGCTATTGTTCGAGGAGAAAATTATTTAGAACCTGGTCTACCTGAATCTTTTAACGTTCTGATTAAAGAAATGCAGAGTTTGGCACTGGATATTGAGCTCCTTAAAACAAGGGAGAAATAA